One Heterodontus francisci isolate sHetFra1 chromosome 13, sHetFra1.hap1, whole genome shotgun sequence genomic window, ACCTGCTTCTGGGCAGACACGATCGTCACAATCTTGTAGAGGTACGCATCGTTGGACTTCTTGTTGAACTCGGCAACGGCGAACTGCGCAACTTCAATCACCTTGGCGTCATTCGGCGAGGCGTCCTCGGGCCCGCCGAGTATCGTCGATCCCCGAACTCCGCATGCCCGCGAGCACACAACAACAGACATGAGCGCAAGCACCACATACCCACAGAAACTCATCCCCGAACCTCTTCAAACCCAACCGTCAGCAGCTGCTCGCGCTGGCTCCTTATGTAGAACAGTCAGGGCGGGCCATGACGTCGGAGTGCGGGGGAGGCGGGCCAGAGGCTATGAGTGACACTTCAGGGCGGAATTAGCAGTCATTATCATCAACTGCAGTGATTTGTGTGGTTGGATTGAGCTGGAGCAATGTTGGGTGAGGATCTGACGAGAGGAACGCTCTGTTGTGCCAGGGGAAGCAGCAGTTCAGAAACCATGTTGGATAACTGGCACCAGTGAGTTCAAAAGCCCCAGAGAAAATAACAGTTTAAAGAGCAGCCCTGAATATCAATCAGTCTTATCACTCTTCAAGACAAGGACTTCAAAATTCGGTTGTGTAGTGCCAAAATGGCATCCACAGTACATGCACACACCTGATGCGAACTGTGCCAGCCACTATCTTGGCGAGGGCATTACCCCTCACGCAGGGAGAatgcactggaagtatgcagaattTTTTGATGAGatatcagagagggttgatgagggtaatgtggttgttgtggtgtacatggacttccaaatggcCTTTAACAAATTGGTTTGCTAAAGTGCCACGTTAGAGGCTTGCCaggaaagttgaagcccatggaataaaagggacaaacggtagcatggatacaaagttggctgaacaATAGGAAACAGAATCGTAGTGAActgttgttttttggactgaaggaagCTATATAGTGGGGCTCCCCAGGGATCGGTAATAGGACCACTGCTTGTCTAGACTCAGGCatacagggcactatttcaaaatttgcagatgactcaaaacttgaaagtattgtgaactatgaagaggatagtgatagaccaacaggacataggctggtggaatgggtggacacatggcagatgaaatttaatgcagagaagtatgtctgagagtgtggtagaggtagattcaattgtgactttcaaaagggatttgaatAAGCCCCTGAAGagaaaaacattgcagggctatgaggaaaaggtgggggagtcacagtagctaaattgctctttcagagagctggtacggacacaacaggccaaatggcctccttctgtactgtaaccattctatgattctatgttgcaTAAGGAAAGTCACTGAAGTTCTGTATGCGGAGAGAGCTGAACACATTTCATTCTTGTCAGAAGCAGGCCAGCAAGGACATGGCTTTGTGAGAATTGCAGTCTTccacatggtgcagggtgccattgactgcatgaacGTCACTTTGTAGCACTGCAAGTCAACTTTGAGATGTACAGAATATGAAAGGAATTCCATTCTTCAGTCTCCAGCTGATGTGCAACCATGGCCagcgtatcatgcaggtcaatgccctgtatcagtcatgatgtcttcatttTGCAGCAGTCCACTGTACCATCTGGATTTGAACCCCatgacaaaccaaagggtggccaCTGGGCAATAAGGGCTTTCTGCTGACCATGTAGCTCTTGACACCAGCATGCAACACACACATGTGTGGGCAGCGTACATGTAACAAAAGCCGTGCTATCACATGAAATGTGATTGAACAGACCAGTGGGATgcttaaacaatgcttctgctATCTGCGCACCGTGACACCGACGGAGAGCGCCACAGGCATTTTAGCTGTTGAGACACCCTCTCAAGCACCCTGTCTCTACATCTGCTGCAAACACcgagggagcaccacgtaggagctctCGCAGGAGTACAGCGAAGCAGCATTAGCATCACATTGGGTTTTACCTGGGTACTGATTATAAATCCTTTGTTTAATGCATGCACTTTAATGTGAGTAAAATGGCTGAGGTAGAAAACTAACATTTCTCATGCATTTGTTCTGGGAAACTGCGACCTTGTCACTATGTACTGCCTGTGTGTGAGGTCTAAGAGTGCCATGAGGCTATATGCGTTTGCAGAAGTCTTGATGCATTATGAATGCTAAACCCTATAAGAAGTGGATTTGTCTTTGCACTCTAGATAGGACCGCTATGTAGAAACTGGATGTTTGGATTAAATTCTTCCATTGGAGGATCTGCCATGTTCAGGAGAAGTGTTCCTGGATCAGCGTGTACCAGGCTTCCCTGCCATCATAGTCACTGTGTCACCACAGGAGACCAAGCTCTGGTTGGCCCTAACGCACCACTAGTTGGTCTGATCGAAATCCTCATCTTCTGACGAGGTGGCGCGGTCTTCCCCATGGACTTTCTCCAGGTCCACTCTTCTCTGAATGGCCTAGTTGTGCAGAGGGCGGTAGACTACAATGATGCGGGAAACCCTTGCAAGGCCATACTGGATGGTGTCTCCCCGATTGGTCaaggcactggaactgcatcttcaggagGCTGATGGCATGCTCAGTGGTGGCCCTTGTGCTGAGATGGGAGTGATCGTATCGCTCCTGTGCCTCAGTTGTGAAGTTCAGCAGGGATCAGCAGCCATCTCTTTACCGGGTACCCTTTGTCAGCCAGGAGCCATCCACAGAGGCTGTTTGGTGTAATGAACTGCTACGGCATCTGTGACTGCCtcagaatgaaagaatcatgacagtTGCCAGGAAACCTTGCCAGCTTGCTTACAATGGTTTAATGagaggaagcccttcctgttgattaaAGCTCCGTTCTGAGACGGCAGGGTttgatggtcacatgtgtgcagtGGATCATGCCCtgtacctgagggaatcctgcGATTTGAGGCAAACCCCACAACCCTCTGTGCCTGACTGGCCACATCTGTGTTAAAGATGATGAAGTCAGATGCCCTCAGAAAAAGTGCATCCATCACCTGAGATATGCAGCTTTGGGCTGCCAATTGAGAAATCCCACGTAGGTCAGCTGCCCACCTCTGAAATGAGCCAGAAACTAGAAAGCTCAAGTGACATGAGGTATTAGGTTGACCTCCAGGAGTGCGCACAACTTAGCCACCATCTGCCATGATAGGCGAAGCTGGCGGTGGCACTGCTGCTCCAgaaactgatcctctggcagtgcacttGATTCCGCAGGTATTGCCTTCTGATCCCTCCAGCCCCTTGACCAGCATTTCTATATCCATGTGCACCGGGTGAGTGCCTTTGTTGCTGGGGCTGCTGCTCCTCCCCACTGCTCCAGCACAACTCTGAGTACATGGCCCTTATAATcatagacaatctcaggcactaggTCCTCAGCTTCCAAATTTCCCTTGCACCTTGATAAGTGAGCTGCTCTCCAAGACCCGCCCTCTTAGTTAGCACTCTCATTCCTACAGCTCTGCTTAAACCATGGCAAGTCAATGGTTGTGCATGAGTTCCTGGTTGCTGAATCCCTCTTTTATACCAAGTTTTTAATGGCTGCCTCTTCAGTTAAGGTGTTCCCGCTGTGCAGCCGCCTCATCAGCTTGGAGAAGTTGTTGACACAGATTGGAGCCCAAGCACTTCTGTGAAAATTGCTATCTTGTCTAAAAGTACCTCTTAATTAGCTGATTAATGACCATAATTGTCTTCCGGCTACTACTGGTTGGGTGGCCATCTTCCCCGAGAAGCCACCTCTGGCAAAATTGTGCAGAGACGGCTATATGTTGGGCAACTGGCAGGTCCCTTTGCAGAGTGAAATTGACGGCTTGCCAGCCCTCTAACTCTCCTTCGCCTTTgtgccaaaatccagcccatggaattgaaggcaaattattgacgtggatatgaaattggctgagcagaaggagacagagagtagggatattgGGCTGGACTTTGGCACAGAGGCGGAGGAGTTAGAGGGCTGGCAAGCTGTCAGTTTTGCTCCGCAGAGGGACCTGCCagaaaggatctgtgttggggcctcaactattctctGTGTTCATTAattacttagatgatgggataaaaagccacacatccaaatttgccaatgatacaaagataggcggcattgtaagcagtgtagatggaagcataaaattacaaagagatattgatagatcaagtgaatggacaaaactgtggcaaacgaATTGcaatacaggcaaatgtgaggtcatccactttggaactaaaaaggatagaacagggtacttactaaattgtgaaaagctagaaacaatggagatccatagagacttgggggtccaggtacaagatgattaaaatgtcatgaacaggtatggaaaataatcaaaaaggctaatggattcTGGCTTTTATCTAGAAATCTaggatttacagcacggaaggaggcaattcagcccattgtgtctgtgctggcccacaAGCATCCAtttagcctaatcccactttccagctcttggtccatagccttgtagggtatggcacttcaagtgcatacccaagtaatttttaaatgttatgagggtttctgcctctaacaccctttcaggcagtgattcccagatccccatcaccctctgggtgaaaaaagttcccctcaaatcccctctaaactcctatGTCTTACCCTATATCTGTGCCCCCCTCCCCTCCCGTTATGAACCCTGCAACCAGGGGGATAGGGCCTGCCTATCCACACTATCTAGAACCCttgtaattttatacacttcagttaggtcgtccctcagcctcctctgttccaaagaaaaaaccctagcctatccaaacttAACTCATAACTAAAATTTTCCATTCATTCTCGTAAAACTCCTGTGTacctaccctctctagtgcaatcacatctttcctatagtgcagtgaccagaactacatgtagtactccagctgtggcctaactactgttttatatacttccagcataacctctcaactcttgtattctatgccttggctaataaaggcaagtatcccatatgccttcttgaccaccttatctaactgtgcagCCACCttaagggatctgtggacatgcactccatggtcCCTCTGttaaatcatagaataatacagcactgaaggaggccatttggcccatcaagtctgcaccagctctttcaaagagcaatccagagagtcccactcgctctctctttccccatatccctgcagctttttctccaagtatttatccaattctcttgtgAAGGCTACTGTTCAATTTGTATCCACTGCCAATGTTGCCTGTAATTTCCCTTTGCTGTGCATGGCTTGTTTGTtgcagtgcacagtccctttaagattgctgggTAGCCACacatgttcctctacacttctcaatatcctaccatttattgtgtattcccttgccttgttagccttccccaaatgcattacctcacgcttctccggattgaactccatttgtcacagttccgtccacctgactagtccattgacacCTTCCGACAGTCCACCGCTTTCTTCTTCATGTTGCGGACAGATGGAAAGTGgtatgggtgacttccacttttcacctctcaactgactgcagatagtgttttaaaatcagtgttttagtccctgagtgttttaaaggTCAAATAAATAGAAAAACGTCaagttttctcgtaggttaaaaaagaatgataatatttatttttacacaataactGAAAAATATCCATGACTTCTCCCACTCACGcagtcacacacacacgcgcacacaagaaaagatagagagtagaatttaacatgcaattacAGTCCAATTGTTATAAAAAAGTTCGTTGTTTTAAAAAATGCTTTTTAGATGCTttttgggaggaaatctttcagcaGTGCAGGTCTGAATGTTCGTTGTCTTGAAAAGATGAAGTGTCGTAGGCTGGTTAAGCCTCAATCCAAAGTCAATGGTGGGAAATCCTAGTTCACTTTCGCAGATGGGGcattccaaagtcaccttgcagtTTCGCTGCTGCAGTAGTTCGAAGATGTTGTCAGCAGAGCTGTTGCCTAtctggaactgtctcacagctgttctggctggaaaagagCTTTTATGGCTGTTCTGCCTGTGTTCTgccactctctctccagagagataccttttaaggtagaaacttgtcaggttggggtggCGGTCAGGTGACTAAAGGCTCTCTCCCCCGGGGTGATTTATACAATTTTCCAAGATATGGGAATGTTGTTACATGATGgcttctgaatgtggtccattctgataaataggtgttatttcacacctattatcttaGCCTttgaagtcagtctgtctataaaAGTCTTTGTTAGTTCCGTTCTTGCAGATAGGAGTTATTAGCATGGAATGGACTGTTTACCATtccaatgtgttttccccaaagctaattcagatgatGTAATGGGTTTCGTCTTCACAGACAAATATGTTTATTAACAGTACAGGAGGGGGTCTCCTGACCTCtattccattttgtctgtggcacaaatgtgtccattttttgtagttcagttcaacagttgacttttatttcataattcctccagttcatttcagatTTCATCACTGACATATGGCCAGTTTTTGTATTGCCTGCAAACATCTTAATCATAGCCCctatattcaagtccaaatcattgatatataccacaaaaccaAGGCACCAAttattgagccctgcagaaccccactggaaacagct contains:
- the LOC137376295 gene encoding cystatin-like; protein product: MSFCGYVVLALMSVVVCSRACGVRGSTILGGPEDASPNDAKVIEVAQFAVAEFNKKSNDAYLYKIVTIVSAQKQVVSGVKYILKVEVGRTQCRQGMADALESCDFAEPPQKRLCDFDIVTVPWTEEINLVKNSCMP